GAATGGGAGATTAAAATTTAGTAAATGTTAAGTTGTAACAAATTATAAAACACCCACATAAAATAGTTTTTTGTACAagagatacatttttaataattaaggTAAAACTAGGTGACTTTAAGAACCTTTCCACCCTACATGTGTGTCATTCTGAATTTAATgtgtgatttattttcattttgctagTACAGCAGAATCTTATATCAAGTTACTCAAATGTAATGTCTGAAAACTAAAGCAGTCCCAGGGAGTTCCATGCTGCGCACATGGGTGAAGAGCTCCACCTACCTGGCTTTTTGGGCATGACCATTCTTGTGGTGGAGTCAGCTTGCCATCCTTGCTCCAATATACCTAAAATGTGTATTCAACACAAAAATGAAGGAATAGCCAAAACCCCCCATTTTTCTTTGTCAATGGCATCATTTTTTTCGGGAGACCTGACACATGTAGTTTAACCTGTCACGTGCAGTTTTACTAGAAAGCTATGCTACAGACAGTGTTCTCATGTAATCTTAATTTTGAAACATTTGTAAAACAGATCAAAGCTTCCTTTTACTTTATCAGGCTGGTATAACCACTAATAGTCGATGTGTTTTCTACAAAGTATTATGGTATTAACATGATCAGTTATTAAAAACAGACATAAAGAAAACTTACATTGTACTTTatgtaatcactagaggcccggtgcatgaaatttgtgctctgggggtggggtggggggggtgggggggggggcctgtccctcagcccggcctgcaccctctccaatctgggactcctcgggggatgtccgactgtcagtttagggcTGATCCCataggcagtaggacatccctctcacaatccaggaccactggatcctaactgctcgcctgcctgcctgcctgcctgcctgatcgccccctaaccgctcccctgccggcctgattgatgcctaactgctccactgctggcttgattgcccctaactgcccacccctgctggcccaattgcccccaattgccctctcctgccagcctggtcacccccaactgccctcccctgcaggcctggttccccccaattgccctcccctgccggcccagtcacccccaactgccctcccttgcaggcctgatctcccacaactgccatgccctgctggcctgtttgtccccaactaccctcccctgctggccatcttgtgacgatgtgagggTGTTGCGTGAGGgcgcgaggaccacctaggcttttattagtatagattgtatcAGTAATAACAAAGGTGATGGAACCATACAAAAAAGAGCTGACATGTACAGAGAGCTGACCAGTAGGCACATGGGAGGTGCTTTTATAGGATTTTACATCATCACCATAATAGCTCTCTGAAGTGCACATGCAACCATAATTAAACAGATGTGGGAAATGAAGTAGGGAATTCCGGTAATTTGTCCTAGGTCACATAGCTGGCACTGGTGTGGGACCACACTTCTACCCAGTATTGACTCTGGGGTACAGCATTTATTGGATAACAAATTATGGATCGATTTCCAGAAAAGAGTCAAATAAATAGATGCTTGCATGAGTAAGTAGTGGTAAGATTTCCTCTGAGAACTTTCATTAACCTGCTTCCAAGTGTCCAGAGCTGTGCTAGGCCTTGGACACTGAAGGATAAGATGTGGTGCTCGATGGAACTCTGCTTTGCCGGAGAATGAAAACGTCAATCATTATAAAGCAGTGCCACACAGCGTGTGCAATGCTCTACCTCACTCCAGCATGGGAGAAACAAAAATGCAGAAGCACATCTGGGGACCAGTGGGCAGGAGTGGGTGCCAGCTCCCAGGGTAGAGGGATCAGTAAAATCGTGAGGGAGAATATGGGCTGGAAAGGGATGCTGGGATGAGTCCACCAAGTCAGAGTGAAGTGGGATTTCTAAATGAGCAATGAGGTCAAATCTTCTCTCTGCCTAATTTGGTGGCATTGGCACTTGCCCTGGTAATGACCATGTGGGTATTCACACACTGTGCCTGCCTTCAAGGCATCTGCTGCccggccctgctgggtgctgggctgcgTGCTTCATGTCATCTCTCTAAAAACATGCACAGCAAACACCTCCATTTTCCACTTCCCTTGAAAGCAACAAGTAGGACAACCATACCTTTCACAGCCTCTTCCACAGGGAGCCCGACAAACGCTGCGAAGTCGTCAGCGATGATCGAGGTGTATGCCTGAGAGACCAGGGCGAAGGCCCGTCTCCTTGTTGCCTCTGTGTGGGAGCAGAGGGTGGGCAGTGACCAAAGAGCTGACGTTTTGAAAAGGCGTAATTAAACGACATTATTGTTCTTGTCCAAATGTGGTGAGACTAGATCAACCCAAAGACTTCTGTTCATTGTCTGAATTTATAAAAGAGTGAACCAGGAAGATTGGAAGcaagtgttgggggtgggggaacgtAAAGACAGGGGCAGGGACGAGTTTTATTATGTCTCATCAGGCTTTTCATCTTTGCGCATCTATGTACTGGAATGATTAGTTATAAAATCTAGAAGTTGGAAACATCACCCGTGGAAGGCTGAAGTTGACTAAGTCCAAAGCACAGTCTCTGAAGTTATCAGAGTATTACCAGATTTCATTGAAGTAGCAAAAAAATCCTGACAAGAGCAATTTCAATCTGGAATTAAAGGACAGTGATGCCCCGAACTGTCGATGTCATCACAagcaacatgaaatgaagcagcATGATTATAACAAATCTAAGAAAGAGTTCTGAAAACTGCCCCATTagcaaaaatatctatttttaaaacacaccaCTGCCTTAATTCAACACTGCAGCACTTGAGGGAACAAATCTAGTCTAATTTGATTCTTAACCACAAAGCAACACTACCTCTAAGTGCTTCCATGATCGGCTGGACTGTCTCAGACCACTGGTGAGCGTTGATGGTCGTGTAGATTCCAGGGAAATCTCTCTGCCAGATTCTTTGTCCTACTGACCAAATTCCCCCCAGTTCAGAATTTGCctgcaataaatattattattgtctTTGAGGATATTCACTGTGCAGATTCATCAACAACTGTATCTTTAAACAATTCACCATTTCTTTTAAGAGATGTAATTACCTTTTAGCTCAATACcataaaaaaggtttttaaatgcTATGAATAGTAAAGTCTATTtatgtttgatatatttttattttttgttaatcctcacttgaggatatttttctattgatctttagagaaagtggaagggaggaaggtaggggaaaagagggagaggaagaaggtgagggagagggggggagagagagagtaacatcaatgtgagacacattgattggctgtctcttgcatgtgggattgaacctggaacctagGTATgagcccctgaccaggaatcgaacccaggaccctttggtgcttgggctgacactctaatcattgagcaacaccaaccagggctgatataaatttttattgtaatagcAAATTAAGGCATGAGAATGCATCCAAACAATTAAATCTTAGAATTaccttaaaattgtttttaaagatgtATTTGTATTTCATTAATATATTAACACAGAATATATAActgatatatacataaatatatatatatataaatatattttttcttattgattttagagtggaagggagagggagaatcagaaacatcaatgatgagagagaatcattgattggctacctcttgcacgctccctacctcatgaggatggagcccgcaatccaggcatgtgcccttgaccagaatcaaactcaggacccttcagtccgcaggccgacactctatccatgagccaaaccagctagcgcaatatatatatatatatatatatatatatattaggatataagTAATAGCAAAATGGCTAACAGCACAGACTTCCAACCTAAGATGTCATACACTGTAGCCTTTCTAAGGCTAAAGCTGCCAGTAACATCATGCACATAATTAATGGCTGTTGTTTATTTAAGCCCATGAAGCTGGGAGAGCATTAACAGAATGACCCAGACACAAAGAAGGAGTAAATATACTAATTTGGTCTGCTGCTGAATATTGATAATCAACAAAGAAGTTTAGGTGGATTCTTGgtaattttctgaaattttcactTGACATTTATGCTAGACACAGTGAATCGCTTGAAAGTAAAAATTTACTTCATTCCACTTTGGTTATTAAGAGGTTATTTCATCTAATCTCCTACCCAAAATAAGAAATCTAAAGTCTTAATTAGCAAAAATAATCTTAATTCTGTGAGTAATCATCAGTTTTAGACTATTCTTATAAACATTACCAGGTTCAAAATAAGTACCGCAATAGAAAGCTGCATAAAtcagttaaaaaacaacagaCACCAGACCTTTATCTAAACTGGCTCAGTTGTTCACCTGGTTAAGTGACACATGAAATGTCTCAAGAAATCTGATCAGCAGGAGCTGAGTATACAGACTGCTATATCATCAAGGGAAATTAAAATGTGAAGATCTATTATTAAACTTTAATACTGGTTTAATAACAATTTCTGTGAACTATatgggaaagaaaacaaacttttatGAGGTGACCATTTAAATGAATGTTGTTACtgtattaaaggagaaaaatagaaaggatACTTACAGATTTTATAGCAGGTGGTATTCTTTTCCAAAGATATCTTGCATTATTCCTAATTTTCACCCcccaagaaaaaataagcaataataaaaaaaaaatcacctcagtaaatgtttaaaattctagATACCAATATAAACATCCAGAAGTATACTTTAAAATAGTCTATAAAATACAAAGTGAAATTTAGTTTTACATAAATTTGTCTAGGGAAAGTAACAGTATTCCAAATTAAAAGACATGAAATATATTTACCAAAGTAATATTTTGCCGTTTgtaataagtttttaaattaataatccaGATCTTAAATTAAGGCAACAGTACACTAAAAGCACAAAGATTTAAGTAGAACTGCCTAAATaatttctctataaaaataagcTAACACATATACTTTCAGGGCTCTGGCGTTCCTTGACAACAAGTACAGTACACATGCTTTTCTCCTTGTCACCTCTCCTCCCACCAGTGGGCACAGAGCCACCAAAACCTCAAGGCAGTTTTTAAGAGTTTGGAAGCCTGAACTACAACAAACACAGGATGACAGGATTACAATAAATGAAACAGATAATTTATATGATATGTGTGTGATAAAAATCTGGGTTtaggtttttaaaagatatgaaaaaatagtttagaagaatttaaaacaaaatttaacagTAGTCATCGATGGGTCATAGAACTATGAGTTCCTCCAACCCCTTTGCAGTCATGCTTTCTGacttttcttcaacaaatatgaATTAAGAATAATTAACAAGCAGGAAACTTCCAAGAAACCTCATACATGTTGGCAATAAATTCCTCTTAGTTTTCTCAACCTTCCCTTTCAATTTCTCTTGGTCTATTGATTACAAGTGAAGTTAAGTAAATGAAGGTAATAAGAAAGgttcataaaaagacaaaaaagaaaagatcaataGGATTAAAGCAATTTGAAATGGACACTGTAGTTTCTCATAACAAACTAGAGTGCTTTTTAGGTGTATATAAAACAAATGTAGTCTAAAATAACTCAGCCTCATCATAAACTTATGTATGATTCAGTATTTGACACAGATGTATtaagtattataataaaagataCAGCTCCTTGTGCCCATGTTTTAGTGATGGCATTTTAATGTATGAATTCTCTATAACCTTGAAGAAATTGCTGTTCTTAGCTTTAGTAAAAAGTACTTACATGTCATTATGGAGCAGATATAAAGCTAGAAGCTGACCATATACGGGGGGTGTAGCAATTCCTCCAGGTGCCTAGAAGgccaaaatgaaagagaataaccTCATTTACACTTATATTAAAACCCAGAGTATTAAGTTGAAATCTGTCATCAGCAATGACTTATCTCTTCAGTGTCTTTATTTGAACGGGAATATTTAAATAGGATCCTTTTCTCAGGTTTCAAATTCTTATATAAATCATCTTACTATTACAAGAAACAAGTATTTCCAACAGATTCCTAAAGCATGATGATTCTGCCCATTATATCAAATATGTTGAATATATAAGGAAATGAGTAATAAACAGGAAAACATCACAGTTGAGTTAGACATTTCTAACCTCATtcaactttcatttaaaaaatctattgtgTCTACTAATAAGCAGCTGTTTTAGGCTGTTGTCTCCTTTGTCTAACTTTATTATACATGCTTTTTAAAGtgcctttctaaaataaaatcttaacttTAATAGCTGCATGATGTAACTTCCACCTCTTATTGAAGACAAATCGGTAAACTCGTCTGCTAACATTATGGGACCAACAAGGGCTTTCTAAGCTAATAAAAGGTCTGTGTATGTGCGTGCACACGTCTTGAACAAAATCCACattcctccacctgctcccacaaccggggggaaggggggagatgTTTTAGTCTAACCCGAGCAGCACAGTGGAGGGTGTAAGGAGCAAAGATGAGCAAGACTTTCGGGCTCATTAGCTaaagacaaacaacaaaaagCTCCCAGCGAGTTCGGGCGACTGGGCCTGGATCCTTGGCCATCCGAGCAGGTCAAGGCGCCAGACTCCACAGGCCCAGCTCCCGCGCCCTCCAGgcgcccgcccccagccccgcccccgatccgCAGGCCCCGGGCCCGGTTACCCTGGAGACCAGCGCCGCCCGGGTCCTGGGGAGACCCCGCGGCTTCTCCCAGGGCTACGCGAATGGTTACCTCGAGCTCCTGGTTCTCGCACTGATCTAGCAACTTTTTGAAACTAAAGGCACCTTCTGCCATTACGGCCACGGGCATCTTCCCTGCCGGTCCTACTACTGCACCTTCCCGAAGAGCAGATCCCAGGCTGTCCGGCGGGGAGTCGCACAGGTGATGACGTCAAGGCCGCCGTCGCAGCGTGTGCCCCTGCGCAGGCGCAACGTCGGTTCTGGCGCGTCGTAGGTCGTCGCGGCTGCCCGGCAGTGGTCGCCGCCGCTCTGGCCGGCGCTCTCGGTGCTCTGGAGGACTGGCCCGGCCTTGAGGGCAGTTATTCTGTGTGTGCGTGAACAAAAACCCTGGAAGGAAGGGCTTTGGGCCATGTTTGGGGGCTATTCGATGTCTCTCTCCTTTTTGAGGCTTAACACACACGCAAACGTAAAGGTTCAAACGGAGCTTTGGTTCTGCCCCCACACCTGCTCCGTCAGTCCTCCCCACCTCTGGAAAGGGCACACTGCCCTTCCACGTGGGGGACCCCACGTCAgagggcagcccccccccccccccccccccccgcgaccaCCGACTTGGATGCAGCGCTCTGcagacctgcccacctgcctccctctaGGCATCTCCCCACGCTGCCAAGCGGCCACAACGTTTTCTGAAACATCTGTTTttgttaaggtgaccagattttaacattggtaaagcgggacactattgacccgggggggggggggggggggggaggggttcttttttaaaaaaatatatattttattgattttttacagagaggaagagagagggatagagagttagaaacatcgatgagagagaaacatcgatcagctgcctcttgcacaccccctactggggatgtgtctgcaaccaaggtacatgcccttgaccggaatcgaacctgggacccttgagtccgcaggctggctctatgctctatccactgagccaaaccggtttcagcgggtgggggggggggattcttgattaaaaatttggtctatattgtaatcgcttttgttttttttaataaaaggaaattcacttcttagatcatcgttgaatttgcatcttttcttattatgttaaaaatctaaaaaaaataatttaaaattatattataaattattatatacatattgcttaaaaacacagtaagtaggtacataattacatgaacatattttattgttagtttataaattaaattaatttgattgttataaagtaactatattttaaatattatattttaaatcctatatttctttctaaataataacaatactaacttgtattttttttcctctgaatttgccgtgacgtaagtcgtgtcactttcaaggccggcgctagactttttgtcgccactataaaatataaataatacgagtactgtctgctaaattcaagaaaatttatgtatttatgaaataaataaataaattacttacctaaattatctaaatagctgatttgtaatgacatcacttgtttaactagcttactagcacgcagtacgatgtgtatcgtctgagagacagttacaaaatgttttcgtcgttgccaatccccaaaaatgccattgttcattaagtccaaacaatggtggtcgaattctaacaactgatcaacaatgcgaactttgataagcagttctcgataatcagttctcaacaattatttgttattattaaagtttaacattataaaattaacaaaaataatataaaactcatatcctggctaaatagccacatggccgccgaaaaccgttctcccgccgttccctagcttgttgtgcattctttccaaaaattgggacttttttaaaacgccgtgggacgcaggacaaattgttaaaaatcgggactgtcctgccaaaagcgggacgtctggtcaccttatactaGCACTTCCCACCTTAGGCGTTCAGATGAGTAAGGAAGGACTGAAAGGAAAGGAACCTTCCCTTTCCTGCTATGTTAATGTTATAATTTCAACACAATCCTAGGAATACATCAGCATACTACACAGAAGTAGcgtaagtaataataaaaacattttttcaaaagttCTGAAAGGGCCTGGAGCTCAGGGCAGATAAATGTGAGGGGAAGTTTGGAGGCATAAAGAAAGCTGTAGAAAATGATGGCTGTGAAAGATGCCAAGGGTTTATGGATAAAGCAGAGAAGAGTGAGGGCAGGGGATGAGGTGAGCCCCTCACCTCTATGAGTTCCCTCTGCACCTGTAAAACCAAGGTAACATCCAGGTTGCTCTGCAAGGCTGCTCTGAGGATTGAGTGAGATTACTAATAGTCTTAGTTCAGTGTCTGGGCTAATTCATGGAGATTACTGTTAATGCTATGAAAGTAGGCAGACGAAGGCTAGTTTGGGACGCTCCTTATTCACACAGGGTTTTaagacacatatttttaaaatatttgataaatcaACCATTATACTTAAGTTTTCTGAAGGTAAAATGGTTCTGAAGAAGTAACTTCGAGTTTTCTTCTCTTCAAAATAGAGGGAAGAAGGCAGATGGGGCAAGAGGAGTCTGGGGACCTCCTGGGTGCGACCTCAGACCTCCCCACCAGGGGGTGCAGCCGCACTGTGTAGGATCTTAACTTCCCTCCTGTGGAAGGAACGTGGACAGGCCTTGGTGGAGCAGTTAGATACAGGCTTATTTCCTCTGGGTTTTTAGCTCAGGGCAGTTAATTCCTCCTCAAAATTACTTTTTCAAATGGAAACCTGGGGCGCTGTGCTTTTGAGGAGcccctttctatttttcttaaaaacaaatgatCAACAAGTTTATGTCTGCCAGAAAAATACACTCAGGATACAAGAGCAGTAATATAGACTGTGAGAGAGTATTGATATCATCTGCTTTGGCCTGAATATGAAATATGGGGGAGTCGGTTTCAGGATGTCACAGAATCTGGCTGGTTAATCAGATCACGTCCCCTGAAAGATGATTCTGCCATCATACTTCATAATGTGTTTTACATAGGAGCCATTCTATgtctgatttttaatattttacatttttgtaaaacACAAAAGGTAACATGTCAATGAGGAAGAGTTATAAGAATCTGTAGAAAATGGTAAAATGTGTCTAATACACCATGTTAATGAGGTTTCCTATTAGTATCATCCTGGTCCATTGTATATAATCTAGCCTCACTGGGAGCTGCATAAATCCTTTTGGGGAACAGGCTGTATAAATAAGCCAACGTTGTTAAAAGTTCCACCTTATTTTTCCAGTTAATCAACAACATGTGCTGTGCATGGGAAATATTCTATGATATAGGTGACATCTTAAGTTCTGGAAAATGATTGGCTTTCTAATAAATGATGCTGAAGCCAATAACTACACTCAACCCATACAACAGTAAATGCCAAatgaattagaaatataaatacaaaaaatgaaGTCGCACAGTTCTAGAAAACAACACCAGTGAAGTCCTCTGTGGGGGAGCTTTCTCTTTATGACTCAAAATCCACATTGTAAAAGAAAAGACGAATAAAAGGCATAAAATGAGCAAACACATAAATATTGAAAAGATTCCTATGCATGCCCGAAATACCACATGCAATACTGAAAAATACAACTTGGAGGATAAAATTTGAATATAGACCAGAATCGCGGGGCCGATTTCAGAAACATACAAAGAGTTCTAAAAGACCGAGGAAAGCCAGGTGCAGACGGCCACGTTGGTGGTGGTCTACTTCCTCAGCGTCTCTAAATCCCCCTGGAAGAGTGGCCAGAGCCACTGGACAGAGAGACGGAAAGCCTCAGAGACTGTTTACAATGAAGCTGGTCACAAGGTGTTCAAGAGAACTTCAACACACAAGCAGACGGAGCCCACCATGGAAG
This Eptesicus fuscus isolate TK198812 chromosome 11, DD_ASM_mEF_20220401, whole genome shotgun sequence DNA region includes the following protein-coding sequences:
- the COPS8 gene encoding COP9 signalosome complex subunit 8 isoform X1 — protein: MPVAVMAEGAFSFKKLLDQCENQELEAPGGIATPPVYGQLLALYLLHNDMNNARYLWKRIPPAIKSANSELGGIWSVGQRIWQRDFPGIYTTINAHQWSETVQPIMEALREATRRRAFALVSQAYTSIIADDFAAFVGLPVEEAVKGILEQGWQADSTTRMVMPKKPVAGALDVSFNRFIPLSEPAPVPPIPNEQQLARLTDYVAFLEN
- the COPS8 gene encoding COP9 signalosome complex subunit 8 isoform X2, with the translated sequence MPVAVMAEGAFSFKKLLDQCENQELEAPGGIATPPVYGQLLALYLLHNDMNNARYLWKRIPPAIKSANSELGGIWSVGQRIWQRDFPGIYTTINAHQWSETVQPIMEALREATRRRAFALVSQAYTSIIADDFAAFVGLPVEEAVKGILEQGWQADSTTRMVMPKKPEPAPVPPIPNEQQLARLTDYVAFLEN